In a single window of the Chondrocystis sp. NIES-4102 genome:
- the rpmF gene encoding 50S ribosomal protein L32 produces the protein MAVPKKKTSKSKRDSRKATWKRKAALQAQKALSLGKSVLSGRSNSFVYPQDEEEAEAE, from the coding sequence ATGGCAGTACCAAAGAAGAAAACATCCAAATCAAAACGCGACAGTCGTAAAGCAACCTGGAAACGTAAAGCAGCATTACAAGCCCAAAAAGCTTTATCCCTAGGCAAATCAGTCTTATCTGGACGTTCCAATAGTTTTGTTTATCCTCAAGATGAAGAAGAAGCAGAGGCAGAATAG
- a CDS encoding oxidoreductase molybdopterin binding protein has protein sequence MPKKYFIKPDPSQSDRVPPGQHLAKGFPVLTYGETPKITTEDWILKVWGLVATQRFGWSDFMNLPQHDFTADFHCVTHWSKLDVQWTGIKVTDFLNLINLDSQPKYLLIHCYGGYTTNLSLADFAHQDNFFAHTLNGQPLSLEHGGPMRLIVPHLYGWKSAKWINGLEFLAHQKLGFWEENGYHPRGEPWAQERYVGR, from the coding sequence ATGCCCAAAAAATATTTTATCAAACCAGATCCCAGTCAAAGCGATCGCGTTCCACCTGGTCAACATCTAGCTAAAGGTTTTCCCGTCCTAACCTATGGAGAAACACCTAAAATTACAACTGAGGATTGGATCTTAAAAGTTTGGGGTTTAGTCGCAACCCAACGTTTTGGCTGGTCAGATTTTATGAACTTACCCCAGCATGATTTTACTGCTGATTTTCATTGTGTGACTCATTGGTCGAAGTTGGATGTGCAATGGACTGGGATTAAAGTTACAGATTTTCTCAATCTAATTAACCTCGACTCGCAACCTAAGTATTTACTAATACATTGTTATGGTGGGTACACAACTAACCTGAGTCTTGCAGATTTTGCCCATCAAGATAATTTTTTTGCTCACACTCTTAATGGTCAACCTTTATCCCTTGAGCATGGAGGCCCAATGAGGCTAATTGTACCTCATCTTTATGGGTGGAAAAGTGCTAAATGGATTAATGGTTTAGAATTTCTCGCTCATCAAAAATTGGGTTTTTGGGAGGAGAATGGCTATCATCCAAGAGGAGAACCTTGGGCGCAAGAACGTTATGTAGGTAGATAA
- a CDS encoding two component transcriptional regulator, winged helix family protein — protein sequence MLSLETPQANVEAKLAPKNRILLIEDEDLIREMVVIALEEEGYEVHTASNGRAALNMLQNPDVSKSKLAPDLIILDLMLPEVNGLDICRLLRYQGDITPILVVSAKASETDRVLGLEVGADDYLTKPFSMRELVARCRALIRRQKYSSSNASSVQKYGDIRLFPQECRVTVRGMEVNLSPKEFRLLELFMSYPRRVWSREQLIEQVWGPDFLGDTKTVDVHIRWLREKLEIEPSQPEYLITVRGFGYRFG from the coding sequence ATGCTTTCTCTTGAAACCCCACAAGCTAACGTTGAAGCTAAATTAGCTCCTAAAAATCGCATTTTATTAATTGAAGACGAAGACTTGATCAGAGAAATGGTAGTCATTGCTCTAGAGGAAGAAGGGTATGAAGTTCATACCGCCAGTAATGGCAGAGCAGCATTAAATATGTTGCAAAATCCAGATGTAAGTAAATCTAAATTAGCTCCAGATTTAATTATTTTGGATTTGATGCTACCTGAAGTAAATGGCTTGGATATCTGCCGTTTATTGCGCTATCAAGGGGATATTACCCCTATTTTGGTGGTAAGTGCTAAAGCTAGTGAAACAGACCGTGTGTTGGGGTTAGAAGTTGGGGCGGATGATTATTTAACTAAACCCTTTAGTATGAGGGAATTGGTGGCTCGCTGTCGGGCTTTAATACGCCGTCAGAAATATAGTAGTAGTAATGCAAGTTCTGTGCAAAAATATGGTGATATCCGTCTTTTTCCTCAAGAATGTCGCGTTACCGTTAGGGGAATGGAAGTTAATTTATCACCCAAGGAATTCCGTTTATTAGAGTTGTTTATGAGCTATCCCCGACGAGTTTGGTCACGGGAACAATTAATTGAGCAAGTCTGGGGTCCTGACTTTTTGGGGGATACTAAGACGGTTGATGTTCATATCCGTTGGTTAAGAGAAAAATTAGAAATAGAACCAAGTCAGCCTGAGTATTTGATTACAGTTCGCGGTTTTGGGTATCGTTTTGGCTGA
- the proC gene encoding pyrroline-5-carboxylate reductase codes for MTKESTSNNIHLSIIGGGVMAEAILSRLLSQKVFTADTVLVSEPLESRRNFLAQKYQVQVTADNQSAASVASILLLAIKPQIFDSVVSKIKLNPNSTVVSILAGVTLNKLEEAFEGQPVIRVMPNTPATVGAGISAIALGSQAQTQHLQQAKKIFTAVGEVVEVPESAMDAVTGLSGSGPAFVALVIEALADGGVASGLPRAIAMQLATQTVLGTATLVKETNIHPGVLKDQVTSPGGTTIAGVAKLESLGLRSALIEAVKVATIRSQELGK; via the coding sequence ATGACAAAAGAATCCACATCTAATAATATTCACCTTAGTATCATTGGTGGCGGGGTAATGGCAGAAGCTATTTTATCTCGCCTTCTATCTCAAAAGGTTTTCACGGCTGATACTGTATTGGTTAGTGAACCATTAGAATCTCGACGCAATTTTTTAGCTCAAAAGTATCAAGTTCAAGTTACCGCAGATAATCAAAGTGCAGCCTCAGTTGCGTCTATTTTGTTATTGGCAATAAAACCGCAAATATTTGATTCTGTGGTAAGTAAGATTAAGCTTAATCCAAATAGTACAGTAGTTTCAATTTTAGCTGGAGTAACTTTAAATAAGTTAGAGGAAGCTTTTGAAGGACAGCCAGTAATTCGAGTCATGCCCAATACCCCTGCTACAGTTGGGGCAGGTATTAGCGCGATCGCTCTAGGATCTCAGGCTCAAACGCAACATCTTCAACAAGCTAAAAAAATATTTACGGCGGTGGGGGAAGTGGTAGAAGTCCCCGAATCAGCGATGGATGCAGTTACAGGGTTATCGGGATCAGGCCCCGCTTTTGTGGCTTTGGTAATTGAGGCTTTGGCAGATGGAGGAGTGGCTTCAGGTTTACCCAGAGCGATCGCTATGCAGTTGGCAACCCAGACGGTATTAGGGACAGCCACTTTAGTTAAGGAAACTAATATTCATCCAGGTGTCTTAAAAGATCAGGTAACAAGTCCTGGAGGTACAACTATTGCAGGAGTAGCTAAATTGGAAAGTTTGGGATTGCGATCGGCACTTATTGAGGCTGTCAAAGTAGCAACTATTAGATCTCAGGAGTTGGGTAAATAG
- a CDS encoding transposase IS200-like protein translates to MRNDFVSSARSVSDLKAHLVLTTKYRKKVLTGEMISRLRDVITELCEKWDCKVIEFNGEDNHIHLLFQYYPQMELPKFIGNIKSVTSRRLRQEFPEEINKIYWKKVFWNESYFIASCGGVTISVLKNYIENQNTPS, encoded by the coding sequence ATGAGGAATGATTTTGTTTCTAGTGCCAGGTCTGTATCTGATTTAAAAGCTCATTTAGTTTTGACAACCAAGTATAGAAAAAAGGTTTTAACTGGCGAAATGATTAGCAGATTGAGAGACGTGATAACTGAATTGTGTGAAAAATGGGATTGCAAAGTGATTGAGTTCAATGGAGAAGACAATCATATACATTTGTTATTTCAGTACTACCCACAAATGGAACTACCCAAATTCATAGGCAATATTAAATCAGTTACCAGCAGGAGATTGAGACAAGAATTTCCAGAAGAAATAAACAAAATTTATTGGAAAAAAGTATTTTGGAATGAGTCTTACTTTATAGCTTCTTGTGGTGGAGTTACAATATCTGTATTAAAAAATTATATCGAGAATCAAAATACGCCAAGCTAG
- a CDS encoding transposase has translation MIYNYQYRLKPTTEHKLVLNDWLRICQYWYNRQLGERFDWWEQNRSYIDRCLLVCHLPELKDKPEFYGQKKQLPVIKQDLVIVGWSGELLDFNSVPSQTLQEVCKRVKLAFERFIAGDSKGKRSGKPRYKNTARFRSIVFDSFKLHSCSVGGKWLYLSLPKIGIINVRHHRPLPNGAVLKQAQIIKKSDGWYINLRLQDDSVPDFKSNITPSWNNSLGMDAVLHEDDYLATSEGVKLPSLKSFRSSRDKLAKVSKRKSTKKKGSKSRRKLAKREAKLHSSIARARKDHAYNTAHALLKTGKKVFFHEKLNLVGLSRRNKAKTDTNGKFLPNGQSAKSGLNKSWADAAFGQFFNILKFKAEKAGALVIPVNPQYTSMLLPYKDEFVFTDCGIREYWDEELNLLIDRDVSASINVKRVGLDLFPTIKRCKGNPVVIASTTNSTLKEVLSTLRGLEKPALYSKS, from the coding sequence TTGATTTACAATTATCAGTACCGACTAAAGCCCACTACAGAACACAAGCTAGTACTCAATGACTGGCTTCGGATTTGTCAGTATTGGTATAATCGACAGCTTGGCGAGCGGTTTGACTGGTGGGAACAAAATCGTAGCTACATTGATAGATGTCTTTTGGTATGTCATTTGCCTGAACTCAAGGACAAACCTGAGTTTTACGGACAGAAAAAGCAGTTACCCGTAATCAAACAAGATTTGGTTATTGTAGGCTGGAGTGGTGAATTGCTAGATTTTAACTCTGTGCCATCTCAAACACTACAAGAGGTGTGCAAAAGAGTCAAACTAGCTTTTGAGCGGTTCATTGCTGGTGATTCAAAAGGAAAGCGTAGTGGAAAACCAAGATATAAAAACACTGCTCGTTTTAGGTCAATAGTGTTTGACTCCTTCAAACTACATTCTTGTTCTGTTGGAGGCAAATGGCTTTATTTATCATTACCTAAAATTGGCATAATCAATGTGCGCCATCATCGTCCACTGCCTAATGGTGCAGTATTAAAGCAAGCACAGATAATCAAAAAAAGTGACGGATGGTATATTAATCTACGGCTTCAAGATGATTCTGTACCTGACTTCAAATCAAATATTACTCCCAGTTGGAATAATTCCTTGGGGATGGATGCAGTACTGCATGAAGATGATTATCTGGCTACCAGCGAAGGTGTTAAATTGCCTAGCCTTAAGTCTTTTCGCTCCTCACGAGACAAGCTAGCCAAGGTATCAAAACGCAAATCTACCAAAAAGAAAGGTAGTAAATCAAGACGAAAACTAGCAAAACGGGAAGCAAAACTTCACTCCTCAATAGCTAGAGCTAGAAAAGATCACGCTTACAATACTGCCCACGCGCTACTGAAAACGGGCAAAAAAGTTTTCTTTCATGAAAAGCTCAATCTTGTTGGGTTGAGTCGAAGGAATAAAGCAAAAACTGATACTAATGGTAAATTTTTACCTAATGGGCAGTCGGCGAAATCAGGATTAAATAAGTCTTGGGCTGATGCTGCTTTTGGTCAGTTTTTCAACATACTGAAGTTCAAAGCTGAAAAAGCTGGGGCTTTGGTAATACCTGTAAATCCACAATACACCTCAATGTTGTTGCCGTACAAAGATGAGTTTGTCTTTACTGATTGCGGTATTCGGGAGTATTGGGATGAAGAATTAAACCTTTTGATTGATAGAGACGTTTCAGCCTCTATCAATGTCAAGAGAGTGGGGCTGGACTTGTTCCCCACTATAAAACGCTGTAAAGGGAATCCAGTAGTGATTGCATCTACTACTAATAGTACCTTAAAGGAAGTTCTCTCTACCCTCCGAGGTTTGGAGAAGCCAGCGTTATACTCGAAGAGTTAA
- a CDS encoding response regulator receiver protein, whose product MNALNQIKQLKTELNNAVELQQTCKIYVAISPEHNWSFYFKKGYLIWASSSIHRFRRLYRITQQLCPQLNCQSIRLREQEISELWEYLLISVLYKRQIITIVEIKEIVQEIIKEVLFDCLLADTQITTVKVIFGTQNNNMGAILNSPLFKQPIIQIEYKKTIHRLELQASDWKALNINNCSPNLAPVIIDINKLKKEITPEKYQQIFMLINGKKTLRDLAIVTKLDVLKLIRTLAPQIKNKAIALQQIPDQQLNNLYFVPKNQSDQEKYNFQTREYIQELELPLVICVDNNPKICQKIAQILNPAGYRIIPVNDAAKTLLVLLENQPDLIIMNATMPDASGYELSTQIRKMPSVTSPDVNSSSITLASPNLGG is encoded by the coding sequence ATGAATGCTCTTAATCAGATTAAACAACTAAAAACAGAATTGAATAACGCTGTTGAATTACAACAAACTTGTAAAATATATGTTGCCATCTCACCAGAACATAATTGGAGTTTTTATTTTAAAAAGGGTTATTTAATTTGGGCAAGTAGTAGCATTCACCGCTTTAGGAGATTGTATCGTATAACCCAACAATTATGTCCTCAGCTTAATTGTCAAAGTATTAGATTGAGAGAACAAGAAATTTCAGAACTGTGGGAATATTTATTAATATCTGTTTTATATAAACGCCAAATAATCACCATAGTAGAAATAAAAGAAATAGTACAGGAAATAATTAAAGAGGTTTTATTCGATTGTCTATTGGCTGATACCCAAATTACTACGGTAAAAGTAATTTTTGGAACTCAAAATAATAATATGGGTGCAATTTTAAACAGCCCCTTATTTAAACAACCAATTATTCAAATTGAGTATAAAAAAACTATTCATCGTCTAGAATTACAAGCTAGTGATTGGAAAGCTTTAAATATTAATAACTGTTCCCCAAATTTAGCCCCAGTAATTATAGATATTAATAAACTCAAAAAAGAGATAACACCAGAGAAATATCAACAGATATTCATGTTGATCAATGGTAAAAAAACATTGAGAGATTTAGCAATAGTTACAAAATTAGATGTTTTAAAATTAATTCGTACTTTAGCACCACAGATTAAAAATAAAGCGATCGCTCTACAACAAATTCCCGATCAACAGTTAAATAACTTATATTTTGTACCTAAAAATCAAAGTGATCAGGAGAAATATAATTTTCAAACACGAGAATATATTCAAGAATTAGAATTACCTTTAGTAATCTGTGTCGATAATAATCCTAAAATTTGTCAAAAAATTGCTCAAATTCTCAACCCTGCTGGATATCGAATTATTCCTGTTAATGATGCTGCAAAAACTTTATTAGTTTTATTGGAAAATCAGCCAGATCTTATTATTATGAATGCTACAATGCCCGATGCTAGTGGTTACGAACTTTCTACTCAAATTAGAAAGATGCCCTCTGTGACTTCTCCAGACGTTAACTCTTCGAGTATAACGCTGGCTTCTCCAAACCTCGGAGGGTAG
- a CDS encoding protein-serine/threonine phosphatase yields MPYPEPRIQCSNPKCAASNTLFASICGECKTPIVRHYLWSNKKVVSALQQQQLINQRYLVLGSQIFLDTKPHQPPITPEEVPPEIVPYLQLFSCYPHVPQIYGLLDGTDAWLLDYGTVPSRITGELDYPQQLIPRLQDLWSSATAFKQLNWLWQIAHLWTPLASKAVVSTLLNPDLLRINGQVVQILQLQADEDQQPSFKDLGNLWLEWSKQAHSSIRDLLKHLATHLQQGSISQASQIITVLDQALNKCSQLKQHSYQIYALSDAGPNRNNNEDAAYPIANGSDTVVALSNSLAIVCDGVGGHDGGEIASQETIKYLQSKISRLSIEHPNSNAEEIFSKLTEYINGSNDIISQRNDSEQRQERRRMGTTLVMALASLHQVYLAHIGDSRIYWITANSCHQVTIDDDLASREVRLGYAVYRDSLQYPSAGALIQALGMRDSTALHPNLQRYMIEDDCIFLLCTDGLSDFDRVEQQWRHKVLPVLEGKQDLASAVKELISVGNEKNGHDNVTVALVYCQVKPQAGVSDVLVRWSDIKLNLDSSMMSAYYLEDDTEITTKPSTISDLPDTKIPQPVIGETVIVKSKPKWLKPLIALLVISTIIGSFAYYYLQKRVDKKDNNQPARLERRDTEIERN; encoded by the coding sequence ATGCCATATCCTGAGCCTAGAATACAATGCTCGAATCCTAAGTGTGCAGCGTCTAACACCCTATTCGCTTCTATTTGTGGTGAATGTAAAACGCCCATTGTTAGACATTATCTCTGGAGCAATAAGAAAGTTGTTTCCGCACTACAGCAGCAGCAATTAATTAATCAGCGATATTTAGTTTTAGGCTCTCAAATTTTTTTAGATACCAAACCTCATCAACCCCCCATCACTCCAGAAGAAGTTCCCCCAGAGATTGTTCCCTACTTACAACTTTTTTCTTGTTACCCTCATGTCCCACAAATTTACGGTCTTTTAGATGGAACAGATGCTTGGCTATTAGATTACGGCACTGTACCTAGTCGAATTACAGGTGAATTAGATTATCCTCAACAATTAATCCCACGGCTGCAAGATTTGTGGTCTAGTGCTACCGCTTTTAAACAACTCAATTGGCTTTGGCAAATAGCCCATTTATGGACACCTTTAGCTAGTAAAGCAGTAGTTTCAACATTACTCAATCCTGATTTACTAAGAATTAATGGGCAAGTAGTTCAAATACTGCAACTGCAAGCAGACGAAGATCAACAACCTAGTTTTAAAGATTTAGGTAATCTTTGGTTGGAGTGGAGTAAGCAAGCCCATTCTAGTATTAGGGATCTGCTGAAGCATTTAGCCACCCATTTACAACAAGGTTCAATTAGTCAAGCTAGTCAGATCATTACAGTTTTAGATCAAGCCTTAAATAAATGTAGCCAATTAAAACAACATTCTTATCAAATATACGCCTTAAGTGATGCAGGCCCTAACCGTAATAACAATGAAGATGCAGCCTATCCCATTGCTAATGGGTCTGACACAGTTGTAGCTTTATCTAACTCTTTAGCAATTGTTTGTGATGGAGTTGGTGGTCATGATGGGGGTGAAATTGCTTCACAGGAAACCATCAAGTATTTGCAAAGTAAAATTTCTAGATTATCTATAGAACACCCAAATAGTAATGCAGAAGAAATTTTCAGCAAACTGACTGAATATATCAACGGCTCGAACGATATTATTAGTCAGCGTAATGATAGTGAACAACGTCAAGAAAGACGACGCATGGGAACTACATTAGTTATGGCTTTGGCTTCGCTTCATCAAGTATATTTAGCTCATATTGGTGATTCTCGTATTTATTGGATAACTGCCAATAGTTGCCACCAAGTCACTATAGATGATGATTTGGCTTCTAGGGAAGTACGCTTGGGGTATGCAGTATATCGAGATTCTTTACAATATCCATCTGCTGGGGCTTTGATTCAAGCTTTGGGGATGAGAGATTCCACCGCTTTACATCCCAATTTACAACGCTACATGATTGAGGATGATTGTATTTTCTTGCTATGTACCGATGGTCTAAGTGATTTTGATCGCGTCGAACAACAGTGGCGACACAAGGTTTTACCAGTATTAGAAGGAAAACAGGATCTAGCTAGTGCTGTTAAAGAATTAATTAGTGTTGGGAATGAAAAAAATGGTCATGATAATGTCACCGTTGCTTTGGTATATTGTCAAGTAAAACCTCAAGCTGGTGTATCTGATGTTCTGGTGAGATGGTCAGATATTAAGTTAAATTTAGACTCATCAATGATGTCTGCTTATTATCTTGAGGATGATACTGAAATTACTACTAAGCCCTCTACTATATCTGATCTTCCTGATACTAAAATACCGCAACCAGTAATTGGAGAAACTGTCATAGTTAAAAGTAAGCCAAAGTGGTTAAAACCTTTAATTGCACTCCTAGTTATTTCTACGATTATTGGCTCTTTTGCTTACTATTATTTACAGAAACGTGTAGATAAAAAAGATAATAATCAGCCCGCAAGATTAGAGCGTCGAGATACAGAAATTGAGCGAAATTAA
- the natA gene encoding ATP-binding protein of ABC transporter: protein MEQNCLLKATKLSKSFGGIKAVDNAQIEVSRGSITGLIGPNGAGKTTLFNLLSNFIKPDSGNIFFDNQPIDHLAPHQIATLGFIRTFQVARVLSRLSVLENMLLATPHQTGENFFKVWFEQGKLRAEERENKERSLAILESVGLVDKAYDYAGALSGGQRKLLEMARTLMTNPKLILLDEPAAGVNPTLINQICEHIVTWNQQGISFLVIEHNMDVIMSLCDRIWVMAEGTNLAEGTPQEIQNNSEVLEAYLGQ, encoded by the coding sequence ATGGAACAAAATTGTTTATTAAAAGCGACAAAACTATCAAAAAGCTTTGGAGGGATTAAAGCGGTTGATAATGCTCAAATAGAAGTTAGTCGTGGTAGTATTACGGGTTTAATAGGCCCAAACGGCGCAGGTAAAACAACTCTGTTTAATTTGCTTTCTAATTTTATTAAACCTGATAGTGGTAATATTTTTTTTGATAATCAACCCATTGATCATTTAGCACCTCATCAAATTGCGACTCTGGGTTTTATTCGTACTTTTCAGGTGGCTAGGGTGTTATCACGCTTGTCGGTTTTAGAAAATATGTTGTTAGCAACTCCTCATCAGACAGGGGAAAATTTCTTTAAAGTTTGGTTTGAGCAGGGTAAATTGAGGGCGGAAGAAAGGGAAAACAAAGAGCGATCGCTTGCTATTTTGGAATCTGTCGGTTTAGTGGATAAGGCTTATGATTATGCTGGTGCTTTATCGGGAGGACAAAGAAAACTTTTGGAGATGGCGCGCACTTTGATGACTAATCCGAAATTGATTTTACTCGATGAACCCGCAGCAGGGGTTAACCCCACTTTGATTAATCAAATTTGTGAACATATTGTTACCTGGAATCAACAGGGCATTTCTTTTTTGGTGATTGAACATAACATGGACGTAATTATGAGTTTATGCGATCGCATTTGGGTAATGGCAGAAGGGACTAACCTCGCTGAGGGTACACCCCAAGAGATTCAAAATAATTCTGAGGTATTAGAGGCTTATTTGGGTCAATAA
- a CDS encoding HicB family protein, producing the protein MVNHQHYAYRVIWSVEDNEFVGLCAEFPSLSYLDENRLKAIEGITNLVKDVVADMEAEGEKIPVPISSKSYSGKFQIRITPERHRRLAIEAAEQNVSLNRLICDKLA; encoded by the coding sequence ATGGTTAATCACCAACATTATGCTTATAGAGTCATTTGGTCAGTAGAAGATAATGAGTTTGTTGGCTTGTGCGCGGAATTTCCCAGCCTTTCTTATTTGGATGAAAATCGCCTCAAAGCTATAGAGGGGATCACTAACTTAGTTAAAGATGTAGTTGCCGATATGGAAGCTGAAGGAGAAAAGATACCAGTACCAATTTCATCAAAAAGCTATAGTGGAAAATTTCAAATTCGCATTACCCCAGAACGTCATCGCAGGTTAGCAATTGAAGCTGCGGAGCAAAATGTTAGCCTCAATCGTCTCATCTGCGATAAATTAGCGTAA
- a CDS encoding YcfA family protein: MSKLPSISGRDCVKALQKIGFYQKRQEGSHMIMRRDNPFAQIVVPNHQEIAKGTLRTIIRDVNLSVDEFISLL, encoded by the coding sequence GTGAGTAAACTACCAAGTATTTCGGGACGAGATTGTGTTAAAGCTTTACAGAAAATAGGTTTCTATCAAAAACGACAAGAAGGTAGTCACATGATCATGCGACGCGATAATCCTTTTGCTCAAATTGTTGTTCCAAATCATCAAGAAATAGCTAAAGGAACATTAAGAACTATTATTCGAGATGTTAATTTAAGCGTAGATGAATTTATTTCATTACTTTAA
- a CDS encoding putative acetyltransferase, gnat family: MNFEKKDLDAKGIRISVTENGFEVGRAYIYLMQNDLHEQPFGLMEDVYVNESCRGKGIGSKLVEQVIEIAKESNCYKLIATSRISKPKVHQLYQRLGFSQHGVEFRLDL, translated from the coding sequence ATGAATTTTGAGAAGAAAGATTTAGATGCCAAGGGTATTCGCATTTCAGTTACAGAAAATGGTTTTGAAGTTGGACGAGCATATATTTACCTGATGCAGAATGATTTGCACGAGCAGCCATTTGGTTTAATGGAAGACGTGTATGTAAATGAATCATGTCGAGGTAAAGGCATAGGTTCAAAATTAGTAGAACAAGTAATTGAAATAGCAAAAGAATCAAATTGTTATAAACTCATTGCCACAAGCCGTATATCTAAACCTAAAGTTCACCAACTGTATCAAAGATTAGGATTTTCTCAACATGGAGTTGAGTTTCGGCTTGATCTATAA